From the genome of Pelobates fuscus isolate aPelFus1 chromosome 6, aPelFus1.pri, whole genome shotgun sequence, one region includes:
- the LOC134615373 gene encoding uncharacterized protein LOC134615373 isoform X2 has protein sequence MALWNVNGDLQLIENSLNELRKEIDVFAARISHQHGTPIAEGSDQKLEVKRNEDITKVLTAFQIKLRDLNHVIHGCRNSQIYFCLHNNDIYHLIIHIPDEEWNHFMRNLFQHLSDEQIDSFSEMRKTNPKEAKYNMMKEWMKKIKNLNKEQTITEIKRVLDLLQISYVSELFDESCKKNAKILNKLKHLTT, from the exons atggctCTATGGAACGTCAACG GAGATCTGCAATTAATAGAAAACAGTCTGAACGAGCTGAGAAAAGAGATAGATGTTTTTGCAGCACGCATCAGCCACCAGCATGGAACACCAATAGCGGAAG GTAGCGATCAGAAACTTGAAGTAAAAAGAAATGAGGATATCACCAAAGTTTTGACAGCGTTTCAGATCAAATTAAGAGATTTGAACCACGTAATTCATG GTTGTAGAAATTCCCAGATTTACTTTT gcTTGCATAATAATGATATTTATCACCTGATCATACACATTCCTGATGAAGAATGGAACCACTTCATGAGAAATCTCTTTCAACATCTCAGCGATGAACAGATAGACTCTTTCAGTGAGATGCGCAAAACAAACCCAAAAGAGGCAAAATACAACATGATGAAGGAATGGATGAAAAAAATCAAGAACCTAAATAAAGAACAAACGATCACTGAAATCAAGCGGGTCCTTGACCTCCTCCAAATAAGTTATGTTTCAGAATTATTTGATGAATCATGCAAGAAAAATGCCAAAATCTTGAACAAATTGAAACACTtaacaa
- the LOC134615373 gene encoding uncharacterized protein LOC134615373 isoform X1, which translates to MALWNVNGDLQLIENSLNELRKEIDVFAARISHQHGTPIAEGSDQKLEVKRNEDITKVLTAFQIKLRDLNHVIHGCRNSQIYFCLHNNDIYHLIIHIPDEEWNHFMRNLFQHLSDEQIDSFSEMRKTNPKEAKYNMMKEWMKKIKNLNKEQTITEIKRVLDLLQISYVSELFDESCKKNAKILNKLKHLTSKSLLHCINIKTWNTCRAVKLKQIVYHLFYSSLPRLTINT; encoded by the exons atggctCTATGGAACGTCAACG GAGATCTGCAATTAATAGAAAACAGTCTGAACGAGCTGAGAAAAGAGATAGATGTTTTTGCAGCACGCATCAGCCACCAGCATGGAACACCAATAGCGGAAG GTAGCGATCAGAAACTTGAAGTAAAAAGAAATGAGGATATCACCAAAGTTTTGACAGCGTTTCAGATCAAATTAAGAGATTTGAACCACGTAATTCATG GTTGTAGAAATTCCCAGATTTACTTTT gcTTGCATAATAATGATATTTATCACCTGATCATACACATTCCTGATGAAGAATGGAACCACTTCATGAGAAATCTCTTTCAACATCTCAGCGATGAACAGATAGACTCTTTCAGTGAGATGCGCAAAACAAACCCAAAAGAGGCAAAATACAACATGATGAAGGAATGGATGAAAAAAATCAAGAACCTAAATAAAGAACAAACGATCACTGAAATCAAGCGGGTCCTTGACCTCCTCCAAATAAGTTATGTTTCAGAATTATTTGATGAATCATGCAAGAAAAATGCCAAAATCTTGAACAAATTGAAACACTtaacaagtaagagtttacttcATTGCATAAACATAAAAACTTGGAATACCTGCAGAGCAGTTAAACTGAAGCAAATTGTTTATCATTTGTTCTACTCTTCTCTGCCTCGTCTAACAATTAACACCTAA